From Selenomonas ruminantium AC2024, a single genomic window includes:
- a CDS encoding YecA family protein: protein MEDQKKELTQAETLAQMMEADMEERKKALYRHKMPEKNTLKDMLNAMTKAELDDIRYNLNISGASSLKKAELAEKLAPEILKFARIWLPSILLEEYECFQHFILEKGKSAKLRDDDVRLDYLRGLGLLSCGKDGDKLIWYMPKEIRAEFKKLDSPNFEALATMNTEITRLTAGYLFYYGYMDYETLYTKVAGQLEADQRENLSFKDFVGVMLNASCWTNTIVALPQGVKYYTLIDENALEDEQRKHSNLDYAEFGYKQLFEAGANNHIDATNEYKDLAQFFMKEHGCDVLKAADIVGEIFILLQNGGSMQEAAEYLEQLGMMEDEAKMKAVVPLLIAYNNETHLWPLKGHTPSELFAKSGVGQVIPFAEVRRQKAGRNDPCPCGSGKKYKNCCLSKDEN from the coding sequence ATGGAAGACCAGAAAAAAGAATTGACCCAGGCAGAAACTCTTGCCCAGATGATGGAAGCGGATATGGAGGAGCGCAAGAAGGCCCTCTATCGTCACAAGATGCCGGAAAAGAACACGCTGAAGGACATGCTGAACGCCATGACTAAGGCGGAACTCGACGATATCCGCTACAACCTCAACATCAGCGGCGCCAGCTCCCTCAAGAAGGCAGAATTGGCAGAGAAGCTGGCTCCGGAAATTTTGAAGTTTGCCCGCATCTGGCTGCCCTCTATTCTTTTGGAAGAATACGAATGCTTCCAGCATTTCATTCTCGAAAAGGGCAAGAGTGCCAAGTTGCGGGATGATGATGTGCGTCTGGATTACCTGCGGGGACTGGGCCTCTTATCCTGCGGTAAGGATGGAGATAAACTTATCTGGTACATGCCGAAGGAAATCCGGGCTGAATTCAAGAAGCTGGATTCTCCGAACTTTGAGGCGCTTGCGACCATGAACACGGAGATTACCCGCCTGACGGCCGGTTATCTGTTCTACTATGGTTATATGGATTATGAAACCCTCTATACCAAAGTGGCCGGGCAGCTGGAAGCCGACCAGCGGGAAAACCTGTCCTTCAAGGACTTTGTGGGCGTGATGCTCAATGCTTCCTGCTGGACGAACACCATTGTGGCACTGCCGCAGGGCGTGAAGTACTATACGCTGATTGATGAGAACGCTCTGGAAGACGAACAGCGCAAGCACAGCAATCTGGACTATGCAGAATTTGGCTATAAACAGCTTTTTGAAGCAGGTGCCAATAATCATATTGATGCGACCAACGAGTACAAGGATTTGGCGCAGTTCTTTATGAAGGAGCATGGCTGTGATGTGCTCAAGGCTGCGGATATTGTGGGCGAAATCTTTATCCTGTTGCAGAATGGCGGTTCCATGCAGGAAGCTGCTGAATATCTGGAACAGCTGGGCATGATGGAGGACGAGGCCAAGATGAAGGCTGTAGTACCTCTGCTCATTGCCTACAATAACGAAACCCATCTTTGGCCGCTTAAAGGCCACACCCCCAGCGAACTTTTCGCCAAGAGTGGTGTGGGTCAGGTGATTCCCTTTGCGGAAGTACGCCGTCAAAAGGCGGGCCGCAATGACCCTTGTCCCTGTGGCAGCGGCAAGAAGTATAAGAACTGTTGCCTGTCTAAGGATGAAAACTGA
- a CDS encoding N-acetylmuramoyl-L-alanine amidase has product MKRIFFYIHLLLLTTLCLLLPLSAASAADEAFSERISGMAEITGIRDSFNGDKTRIVIDATKPVKYKKMVLSGPDRVVVDIENAWLSPKVDKHIHIDNRFVGGVKIAQFDPKTVRVVVETKVGKNNYNVFALSSGKTPGRIVMDFGNLTDSDDAQIDMSKTGSHPSTPKTEPAKPSTKPEPEPAEKQEPAGGEDMDGELAGITGLKGRIIVIDPGHGGSDSGAIGPTGVMEKSVTLRVSNEVKRLLVKEGATVYMTRNADIEVSKKRAKATDIEELQARCDVANVKKADIFVSIHMDSFTNNAAKGTTGYYYSLGDKRSRKLADKIRAGIVDQLGTQSRGTQSSNFYVVKHTDMPATLVEVAFISNESEEKMLDSEEGIRKAAQGIADGIADYFG; this is encoded by the coding sequence ATGAAACGTATTTTCTTCTATATACATTTACTGCTGTTGACAACTTTATGTCTGCTCCTGCCCCTCTCCGCGGCTTCGGCTGCTGATGAGGCATTCAGTGAGCGTATCAGCGGCATGGCCGAAATCACTGGCATCCGTGACAGTTTTAACGGGGATAAGACTCGTATTGTCATCGATGCCACCAAGCCCGTAAAATACAAAAAAATGGTGCTGTCCGGCCCTGACCGTGTGGTGGTGGATATAGAAAATGCCTGGCTGTCGCCGAAGGTGGACAAACACATCCATATTGACAACCGCTTTGTAGGGGGCGTAAAAATCGCCCAATTTGACCCCAAAACTGTTCGTGTGGTGGTAGAGACTAAGGTGGGCAAAAACAACTACAATGTCTTTGCCTTGAGTAGTGGCAAAACACCCGGCCGCATTGTCATGGACTTTGGCAATCTGACCGATTCGGATGACGCACAAATTGACATGTCAAAAACAGGCTCGCATCCGTCCACGCCGAAAACAGAACCGGCGAAACCAAGTACCAAGCCTGAACCCGAACCTGCAGAAAAACAGGAACCTGCTGGTGGGGAAGACATGGATGGCGAACTGGCAGGCATTACCGGCTTGAAAGGCCGCATAATCGTCATTGACCCCGGTCATGGCGGCAGCGACTCCGGTGCTATCGGCCCCACGGGGGTTATGGAAAAGAGCGTGACCCTGCGGGTGTCCAATGAAGTCAAACGCCTGTTGGTGAAAGAAGGCGCTACGGTCTATATGACCCGTAATGCCGATATCGAAGTTTCCAAGAAGCGGGCCAAGGCTACGGACATTGAAGAACTGCAGGCTCGCTGTGATGTGGCCAATGTCAAGAAAGCCGATATCTTTGTTTCCATTCATATGGATTCCTTTACCAACAATGCGGCGAAAGGTACCACAGGCTATTATTATTCCCTGGGGGACAAGCGCTCCCGCAAGCTGGCGGATAAGATTCGGGCTGGCATCGTTGACCAGCTGGGCACCCAGAGCCGGGGCACCCAGAGCAGCAACTTCTATGTGGTGAAGCATACCGATATGCCGGCTACGCTGGTGGAAGTTGCCTTTATCTCCAACGAGAGCGAAGAGAAAATGCTCGACAGCGAAGAAGGCATTCGCAAAGCTGCCCAGGGCATTGCCGATGGCATTGCCGATTACTTTGGCTGA
- the floA gene encoding flotillin-like protein FloA (flotillin-like protein involved in membrane lipid rafts) produces MSGLIGTGFLLVLIIAFIMVFLHFVPIGLWISALAANVRVGIMTLVGMRMRRVPPNKIILPLIKANKAGLDVAVNQLEAHYLAGGNVDKVVDALIAAHRAQIPLPFERSAAIDLAGRDVLEAVQMSVNPKVIETPVVSAVAKNGIELKIKARVTVRANIDRLVGGAGEPTIIARVGEGIVTTVGSSESHNDVLANPDDISKTVLGKGLDAGTAFEILSIDIADVDVGRNIGAELQTDQAEADKRIAQAKAEERRAMAVAKEQEMKAYTQEMEAKVVEAQAEVPHAMAQALREGKLGVMDYYNLNNVQADTDMRNAISTSSAGSKLQAPSAPVK; encoded by the coding sequence ATGAGTGGTTTGATTGGAACAGGTTTTTTGTTAGTCCTGATTATTGCATTTATCATGGTGTTCCTGCACTTTGTCCCCATCGGACTCTGGATTTCTGCTTTGGCAGCCAATGTGCGGGTGGGCATTATGACTTTGGTTGGTATGCGCATGCGCCGCGTACCGCCTAACAAGATTATCCTGCCGCTGATTAAGGCCAATAAAGCTGGTCTTGATGTGGCCGTTAATCAGCTCGAAGCTCATTACTTGGCGGGTGGTAACGTGGATAAGGTCGTGGATGCCCTTATCGCGGCTCACCGTGCGCAGATTCCCCTGCCCTTTGAACGCTCTGCCGCCATTGATTTGGCTGGCCGTGATGTGCTCGAAGCCGTGCAGATGAGCGTTAATCCGAAGGTTATCGAAACGCCGGTGGTTTCCGCTGTGGCCAAAAACGGTATCGAACTTAAAATCAAGGCACGTGTTACCGTGCGCGCTAATATTGACCGTCTGGTCGGTGGTGCTGGTGAACCGACGATTATCGCCCGTGTTGGCGAAGGTATCGTCACAACTGTAGGTTCTTCCGAAAGCCACAATGATGTGCTGGCTAACCCGGATGATATTTCCAAGACAGTGTTGGGGAAGGGCCTCGACGCCGGTACGGCCTTTGAAATCCTCTCCATTGATATCGCTGACGTGGATGTAGGCCGCAACATCGGTGCAGAACTGCAGACTGACCAGGCCGAAGCCGACAAGCGCATCGCGCAGGCTAAAGCCGAAGAACGCCGCGCGATGGCTGTAGCTAAAGAGCAGGAAATGAAGGCTTACACGCAGGAAATGGAAGCCAAGGTTGTCGAAGCACAGGCCGAAGTGCCGCATGCTATGGCACAGGCTTTGCGGGAAGGCAAGCTCGGGGTTATGGACTACTACAACCTCAACAATGTGCAGGCCGACACGGATATGCGCAATGCCATCAGCACGAGCAGTGCGGGCAGCAAATTGCAGGCGCCGTCGGCACCGGTAAAATAA
- a CDS encoding GatB/YqeY domain-containing protein produces the protein MSLKEQLTADMKEAMKNKEKERLAVIRMVRGAIRQQEIDGQKELGEEDVIAVISKEVKMRRDSIEEFQKGGREDLVEKTQAEIDVLLPYLPAQLSEDEVRELVKAAVEQTGAATPKDMGKVMGVLMPKVKGRADGKMVNTIVKSFLQG, from the coding sequence ATGTCGTTAAAGGAACAGCTTACTGCTGACATGAAAGAAGCCATGAAGAATAAGGAAAAGGAACGTCTGGCCGTTATCCGTATGGTGCGCGGTGCTATCCGCCAGCAGGAAATTGACGGACAGAAGGAACTTGGCGAGGAAGATGTAATCGCGGTTATCAGCAAGGAAGTAAAAATGCGCCGTGATTCCATCGAAGAATTCCAGAAGGGTGGCCGTGAGGATTTGGTGGAAAAGACGCAGGCGGAAATCGATGTGCTCCTGCCTTATCTGCCGGCTCAGCTTTCCGAAGACGAAGTGCGTGAACTCGTGAAGGCTGCGGTGGAACAGACCGGAGCTGCTACGCCGAAGGATATGGGCAAGGTTATGGGCGTGCTGATGCCGAAGGTTAAGGGGCGCGCTGATGGGAAGATGGTTAATACAATCGTGAAGAGCTTCCTGCAGGGATAA
- a CDS encoding HIT domain-containing protein, with protein sequence MKAGQTVKHLHFHLLGGRSLQWAPRLTICCGFVLTGSLPLLYNIVV encoded by the coding sequence ATGAAGGCGGGTCAGACCGTAAAACATCTGCATTTCCATCTCTTAGGCGGTCGCTCCCTGCAATGGGCCCCCAGGCTAACGATTTGTTGCGGATTTGTGTTGACAGGCTCGCTACCTTTATTGTATAATATCGTGGTGTAG